One window of Leptotrichia sp. oral taxon 498 genomic DNA carries:
- a CDS encoding type II toxin-antitoxin system PemK/MazF family toxin, with protein MVGKIVRCLTQYYDTRLHRNSIKSRPALVLRSPENDDYVVLPISTIPNRINVNPVYDIEIDPSKFPKINLTRLSYIRTHRMVSIPMQQIDTSVIIGDLKSDYEELFLEIAEKVEQFHNEVMEGLLE; from the coding sequence TAGGAAAAATAGTCAGATGTTTAACTCAATACTACGATACAAGATTACATAGAAATTCAATCAAATCAAGACCTGCTTTAGTATTAAGAAGTCCTGAAAATGATGATTATGTAGTTCTTCCTATTTCAACTATTCCAAACAGAATAAATGTAAATCCAGTATATGATATAGAAATAGATCCGTCAAAATTTCCCAAAATAAACTTGACTAGATTATCGTATATTAGGACACATAGAATGGTTTCAATACCAATGCAACAGATAGATACAAGTGTTATAATAGGAGATTTGAAATCAGATTACGAAGAACTATTTTTAGAAATAGCGGAAAAAGTAGAGCAGTTTCATAATGAAGTTATGGAAGGGTTGTTAGAATAG
- a CDS encoding putative HNHc nuclease translates to MSKRMSRENQKLIYWFIDCYAYHLKGVDINWQTSKQKPAISDYFLYKAKEDLKKLYIRHSGKNIKGYEPFKNMEIKLKDRIGDIIDKNYTKESKINIITNDLMDFVTDEIQMLFIKLNDTFSLALKLMSNAEAVAFTNFLFDYFLQNDIDMWQEIHELYRQQENRNWVYWMLKKKICVITGKPNAQLAHISKSAGALGGYKYDKGIGNSYLPLSAEWHIGVDHGVGGGRKNLMSKLKELNIEPFEIKSEEEVKELKKIYKGHFKAFKE, encoded by the coding sequence ATGTCTAAGAGAATGAGCAGGGAAAACCAAAAACTAATTTACTGGTTTATAGACTGCTACGCCTATCATTTGAAAGGAGTAGATATAAATTGGCAGACTAGCAAGCAAAAGCCTGCCATTTCAGATTATTTTTTATACAAGGCAAAGGAGGACTTGAAAAAACTTTATATCAGGCACAGTGGCAAGAATATAAAGGGATATGAGCCTTTTAAGAATATGGAAATCAAGCTGAAAGACAGAATTGGAGATATAATTGACAAGAACTATACGAAAGAAAGCAAAATTAATATAATCACAAACGATTTAATGGATTTTGTAACTGACGAGATTCAAATGTTGTTTATAAAACTGAATGATACTTTTAGTTTAGCACTTAAATTAATGAGTAATGCCGAAGCTGTGGCATTTACCAATTTCCTGTTTGACTATTTTTTGCAGAATGATATTGATATGTGGCAGGAGATACATGAACTGTATAGACAACAGGAAAATAGAAATTGGGTGTACTGGATGTTAAAAAAGAAAATATGTGTTATTACAGGAAAACCGAATGCACAGTTGGCACATATTTCAAAAAGTGCTGGAGCATTGGGAGGCTACAAATATGACAAAGGAATAGGGAACAGTTATTTGCCTTTGTCAGCAGAGTGGCATATAGGAGTAGATCATGGAGTTGGTGGTGGTAGAAAAAATTTAATGTCAAAACTGAAAGAGCTGAATATAGAGCCTTTTGAAATAAAGAGCGAGGAAGAAGTTAAGGAATTGAAGAAAATATATAAAGGGCATTTTAAAGCGTTTAAGGAATAA
- a CDS encoding MerR family transcriptional regulator, producing MLVKENQIIKANELAKLLGITDRHLRNLASEGIIKKTEKGKYLFWENVLGYIEYIESKNDVDLNLKDEKIKEEIKRIKKDVELKDLKIKETKNQLHLASIVEKVMTDMLMNIKGKLLSISSKVAPAVIASDNLGEIQDVIQDEIFEVLEELSEYDPEMFKNNKIFVENEEDMEVKVESEKRIRGRPKKNS from the coding sequence ATGTTAGTAAAAGAGAATCAGATAATAAAGGCAAACGAGTTAGCAAAATTGCTAGGTATAACAGATAGACACCTCCGCAATTTAGCTAGTGAAGGAATAATAAAAAAAACGGAAAAAGGCAAGTATCTATTTTGGGAAAATGTACTTGGATATATTGAGTATATTGAATCTAAAAATGATGTGGATTTGAATTTGAAAGATGAAAAGATTAAGGAAGAGATAAAACGAATAAAAAAAGATGTTGAACTAAAAGACTTAAAAATTAAGGAAACTAAAAATCAATTACATTTAGCGTCAATTGTAGAAAAAGTAATGACTGATATGCTTATGAACATTAAAGGAAAGCTGCTTTCTATATCTAGCAAGGTAGCACCAGCAGTTATTGCTTCGGATAATCTTGGGGAAATTCAGGATGTTATTCAAGATGAAATATTCGAGGTTTTGGAAGAACTCAGTGAGTACGATCCAGAAATGTTTAAAAATAATAAAATTTTTGTGGAAAATGAGGAAGATATGGAAGTGAAAGTTGAAAGTGAAAAAAGAATTAGAGGAAGACCTAAAAAGAACAGTTAA
- a CDS encoding phage terminase large subunit family protein, with protein MKKELEEDLKRTVKLFKKIALVLKPPPKLTIDTWADMYRVLSTKSSAIPGKWKTDRVPFQREVMRAISDKNTEKVVMMYGAQLSKTEILMNTVGYFMDYEPSPIMFLMPTKDMAADFSTTRLNDMIQSTPQLRSKVIESTDARDTKRQKEFSGGYIVLTGSNSASELASRPIRILLADEIDRFPRSAKKDGDPLNLAIERVKTWPNSKIVLTSTPTIKGGSRIELEYENSSKDEYYIPCPKCGEMQTLKWGNIVFEDVSHKCEKCMETSTEYEWKRNLIKGEWRSTNPDVDPHISRGFHVSELYSPFTKWASMIRKFRAAKGDEQLMKVFVNTALGECWEEKVERFDFEKIQARAEDYGEYINEEDGTINDIEIPDKVTVLTAGVDVQDNRLEVEIVGWGPGEESWGIYYKVIMGNPALPYVWNTLDEFLMRDFEYQNGEKIRVACTCIDTGGHHTDDVYRYVKAREQLNIFGIKGSGEAGRPLISRPSKNNKGGISLFVLGVNTGKDTIMSNLKVTEPGAKYMHYPNDPKRGYDEVYFKGLTSEIKVVTFSKGQAKIEWKTIGDKRNEPLDIRNYAQAALRIANPNLNIRYSTDVLNSFRTQQRNSGRRIIRSGI; from the coding sequence GTGAAAAAAGAATTAGAGGAAGACCTAAAAAGAACAGTTAAATTATTTAAAAAAATTGCTTTGGTTTTAAAGCCACCGCCAAAATTAACAATTGATACTTGGGCGGATATGTACAGAGTTTTATCAACTAAAAGTTCAGCGATTCCGGGAAAATGGAAAACTGACAGAGTGCCATTTCAAAGAGAAGTAATGAGGGCAATTTCTGATAAAAATACAGAAAAAGTTGTGATGATGTATGGGGCTCAGCTATCAAAAACAGAAATTCTTATGAATACAGTTGGATATTTTATGGACTACGAACCTTCTCCGATTATGTTTTTAATGCCCACGAAAGATATGGCAGCTGATTTTTCAACAACAAGGCTTAATGACATGATTCAATCGACACCACAACTTAGGAGCAAAGTTATCGAAAGTACTGATGCCAGGGATACAAAAAGGCAAAAAGAATTTTCAGGCGGATACATTGTTTTAACTGGGAGTAATTCAGCTTCAGAATTAGCAAGTAGACCAATTAGAATTTTATTAGCAGATGAAATTGACCGTTTCCCTCGAAGTGCTAAAAAAGATGGAGACCCATTGAATTTGGCGATTGAAAGGGTAAAAACTTGGCCAAACAGTAAAATAGTTTTGACAAGCACACCAACTATCAAAGGTGGGAGCAGGATAGAACTTGAATACGAGAATAGCTCAAAAGACGAGTATTATATTCCTTGTCCAAAATGTGGAGAGATGCAAACTTTGAAATGGGGAAATATCGTTTTTGAAGATGTGTCACATAAATGTGAGAAATGTATGGAAACTTCAACAGAGTACGAGTGGAAACGAAACCTTATTAAAGGTGAATGGAGAAGTACCAATCCTGATGTAGACCCACATATTTCAAGAGGGTTTCATGTATCAGAGTTATATAGCCCGTTCACCAAATGGGCTAGTATGATTCGTAAATTTAGAGCAGCAAAAGGCGACGAGCAATTAATGAAAGTATTTGTCAATACAGCTCTTGGGGAATGCTGGGAAGAAAAAGTTGAAAGATTTGATTTTGAAAAAATACAAGCGAGAGCTGAGGATTATGGAGAATATATAAACGAAGAAGATGGTACGATAAATGATATTGAAATACCTGATAAAGTTACTGTATTAACTGCTGGAGTGGATGTTCAAGATAATAGGCTTGAAGTTGAAATTGTTGGATGGGGACCAGGAGAAGAAAGCTGGGGGATTTATTATAAAGTGATTATGGGAAATCCTGCGTTGCCGTATGTGTGGAATACGTTGGATGAATTTCTTATGAGAGATTTTGAATATCAGAATGGAGAGAAAATAAGAGTTGCTTGTACTTGTATTGATACAGGTGGACATCATACTGACGATGTTTACAGGTATGTAAAAGCAAGAGAACAGTTGAATATTTTTGGAATAAAAGGAAGTGGAGAAGCTGGAAGACCTCTTATTTCACGACCTAGTAAAAATAATAAAGGAGGAATCTCTTTATTTGTGTTGGGAGTTAATACTGGAAAGGATACTATAATGAGCAATCTTAAAGTAACAGAACCAGGAGCTAAATATATGCACTATCCAAATGATCCTAAGCGTGGATATGATGAAGTTTACTTCAAAGGGCTTACTTCTGAAATAAAAGTTGTTACTTTTAGCAAGGGACAAGCTAAAATTGAGTGGAAAACAATTGGAGACAAAAGAAATGAGCCTTTGGACATTCGGAATTATGCACAAGCGGCATTAAGAATAGCAAACCCCAACTTAAATATACGGTATTCAACGGATGTACTTAATAGTTTTAGGACACAACAAAGAAATAGCGGCAGGCGAATAATTCGTAGCGGAATATAG
- a CDS encoding DUF6148 family protein: MYSIETCKEMINSYIEAEKAVLLGQSYKIGSRELTRADLTEIIKARQLWEHNLTLAQNSGRRTQSVQVIIRDL, translated from the coding sequence ATGTATAGTATAGAAACTTGCAAAGAAATGATAAATTCATATATTGAGGCTGAAAAGGCTGTATTGTTAGGACAGAGCTATAAAATTGGAAGTAGAGAACTGACGAGAGCAGATTTAACTGAAATTATAAAAGCTAGACAATTATGGGAGCATAATTTAACACTTGCACAAAACAGTGGACGGCGTACACAGTCTGTACAGGTTATAATAAGAGATTTGTAA
- a CDS encoding phage portal protein, with protein sequence MNLFDKAVGVFNPEKALKMVGAREKLKLFNQNQKIMNKGYGEHGASTRKKSLRGWFASLGGVKNDIYNYREKLVARSRDLYMGAPLANGALNTMKMNAVGSGLKLKSSIDSDIIDLSENEIEVLETKIEKEFNLWSNSKIDQTGLLNFYEIQDLVFLTTLLNGECFIHLNYFETPENPYSLKLSIIEPDRVNTPSNKMSDTSIVQGVQLDKNGRVNGYYIQEHNPNDEIRGMNQYKYVKMYGNENQLNIIHLTTAERPGQVRGVPILAPVMESLKQLDRYTNAELTSAIISSMFTIFIESADIPQTNPGDLSNVGQKDAIANEESGTLELSSGAIVSLNKGEKATSVNPARPNAQFDPFMTAIIRQIGSSLGIPYELMIMHFTSSYSASRAALLEAWKTFRKKREWFAKNFCQLIYEEWLREAVLLGRIEIKDFENDILIRKAYSNAIWSGTSQGQLDPIKEVNAAILRINAGLSTRSRETIELNGGDFEQNIKILAKEQKIANEKGVILDGTIYTEPPNDEPEE encoded by the coding sequence TTGAATTTATTTGATAAGGCAGTAGGAGTATTTAATCCAGAAAAAGCATTAAAAATGGTTGGAGCAAGAGAAAAGCTAAAGCTGTTTAACCAAAATCAAAAAATAATGAATAAAGGTTATGGAGAACACGGGGCAAGTACCCGTAAAAAATCTTTGAGAGGATGGTTTGCTTCTCTAGGTGGAGTAAAGAATGATATTTATAACTACCGTGAAAAACTTGTGGCTCGTTCCAGAGATTTGTATATGGGAGCACCTTTGGCAAATGGAGCATTGAATACAATGAAAATGAATGCTGTTGGTTCAGGGCTAAAATTAAAGTCAAGTATTGATTCAGATATTATAGATTTATCTGAAAATGAAATAGAAGTGTTAGAAACAAAAATTGAAAAAGAATTTAATTTGTGGAGCAATTCTAAAATAGATCAAACAGGTTTGCTTAATTTTTATGAAATTCAAGATTTAGTTTTTTTGACAACGTTGTTAAATGGAGAATGTTTTATTCATTTGAATTATTTTGAAACTCCAGAAAATCCGTATAGCTTGAAATTATCCATAATTGAGCCTGATAGAGTAAATACTCCAAGCAATAAAATGAGCGACACTTCTATTGTTCAGGGAGTACAATTGGACAAAAATGGGCGTGTTAACGGTTATTATATTCAAGAGCATAATCCAAATGATGAAATCAGAGGCATGAATCAGTATAAATATGTAAAAATGTATGGAAACGAAAATCAGTTAAATATAATTCATTTGACAACTGCGGAGCGTCCAGGACAGGTGAGGGGTGTACCGATATTAGCTCCTGTAATGGAAAGCTTGAAACAGCTCGACAGATACACGAATGCAGAATTAACGAGTGCAATCATCAGCAGTATGTTTACAATTTTTATTGAATCAGCTGATATACCTCAAACAAATCCAGGGGATTTATCGAACGTCGGACAAAAAGATGCCATAGCAAATGAAGAATCTGGAACGCTGGAACTTTCAAGCGGTGCAATAGTATCTCTTAACAAAGGCGAAAAAGCGACATCAGTGAATCCAGCAAGACCTAATGCACAATTTGACCCATTTATGACAGCTATAATACGGCAAATTGGAAGCAGCTTGGGCATTCCTTATGAACTTATGATAATGCACTTTACAAGCAGTTATTCGGCGAGTAGAGCAGCTTTATTAGAAGCGTGGAAGACTTTTAGAAAAAAGCGTGAATGGTTTGCAAAAAATTTTTGTCAACTTATTTATGAAGAGTGGCTAAGAGAGGCTGTTTTGCTTGGAAGAATAGAAATAAAAGATTTTGAAAATGACATTTTGATTAGAAAAGCATACAGTAATGCAATTTGGAGTGGAACTTCACAAGGACAGTTAGATCCTATAAAAGAGGTTAATGCGGCAATTTTGAGAATAAATGCTGGGTTATCAACGAGAAGCCGTGAAACTATTGAATTAAATGGGGGAGATTTTGAACAAAATATAAAAATATTGGCAAAAGAACAAAAAATAGCAAATGAGAAAGGAGTGATTTTGGATGGGACAATCTATACCGAACCACCAAACGATGAACCAGAGGAATAA
- a CDS encoding head maturation protease, ClpP-related, with product MGQSIPNHQTMNQRNKTIWNLVKNDDKSAELMLYGDIAESFWGDTVSAKEVTEYLAGLDVENIDVYINSNGGVVDTAIAISNALRRHKAKVTVNIDGIAASAATLITCAGDTVRMPKNALFMIHNPSTIAMGDSEEMRKQADVLEKYKNSITETYLQKVNIDKEKLSELMDNETWLNAEEALEYGFIDEITENTDIQVVENKVISNNMVFNMAEFKNFNVDKNIKNNGKGSGKMTKDEIKAQFPDIYAEIVNEGKKIGVKEERTRIQEIENLGYNHEVVDKAKFEEPKNARDLALEIVSLMKQENQNKLNRIQDEGKPLNNTPKGNDDGVNDEQKAANKILAFFKKGGK from the coding sequence ATGGGACAATCTATACCGAACCACCAAACGATGAACCAGAGGAATAAAACTATATGGAATTTAGTCAAAAATGATGATAAAAGTGCTGAATTAATGCTTTATGGAGATATAGCTGAAAGTTTTTGGGGAGATACGGTAAGTGCTAAAGAAGTAACGGAATATTTGGCTGGCTTAGATGTAGAAAATATTGACGTTTATATTAATTCAAACGGTGGAGTAGTTGACACTGCTATTGCAATTAGTAACGCTTTGAGAAGACACAAAGCTAAAGTAACTGTAAATATTGACGGTATCGCAGCAAGTGCAGCCACTTTAATCACCTGTGCTGGAGATACAGTTAGAATGCCTAAAAATGCTTTGTTTATGATACACAATCCCTCAACAATTGCAATGGGGGATTCAGAAGAGATGAGGAAACAGGCAGATGTACTTGAGAAATACAAAAATTCAATAACAGAAACCTATTTGCAAAAGGTTAATATTGATAAAGAGAAATTATCAGAATTAATGGACAACGAAACTTGGTTAAACGCCGAAGAAGCATTGGAATATGGATTTATTGACGAAATAACCGAAAACACAGATATTCAAGTAGTTGAAAATAAGGTTATTTCTAATAATATGGTATTTAATATGGCGGAATTTAAAAACTTTAATGTTGATAAAAATATAAAAAATAATGGAAAAGGAAGTGGAAAAATGACAAAAGATGAAATAAAAGCACAATTTCCTGACATTTATGCCGAAATTGTAAATGAAGGAAAAAAAATTGGAGTAAAGGAAGAAAGAACAAGGATACAGGAAATTGAGAATTTAGGATATAACCACGAAGTAGTTGATAAAGCTAAATTTGAAGAGCCTAAAAATGCTAGAGATTTAGCATTGGAAATTGTAAGTTTAATGAAACAGGAAAATCAAAATAAACTTAACAGAATACAAGATGAAGGGAAACCACTTAACAATACGCCAAAAGGTAATGATGATGGGGTTAATGATGAGCAAAAAGCAGCAAATAAAATTTTAGCATTTTTTAAGAAAGGTGGTAAATAA
- a CDS encoding major capsid protein, giving the protein MSMNLDLSLRTLFLVTEAMPRPRTFLFDTFFGNRENLDTETVTIEFKNGRRLMAPFVDRYVDGEEMPKDTFSGKTFKPYAVAPKKTFHADELTFERLPGENPFSQSDPDTKRQKKIAETLQEQSEQIARRWEAMAAETLYKLQTTIDGEGISDTIKYYDNSSTEHHTTVASTWDNANSDPIKDIKAVLSEINKAGGTRPEAIILDPLAAELFINNKAVQNMMNLRNAYFGDIRPEVEGVNGASYIGTLTGLGIDVFEYQEYYDYVDKTTKQTKTKAIIPDYTALFAPKGNLVKFGAVSTINDGLLEGDLIPRTHTKEENDTITIRTMSKPVTIPLNTKSLKVLKVK; this is encoded by the coding sequence ATGAGCATGAATTTAGATTTGAGTTTAAGAACATTATTTTTAGTAACAGAGGCAATGCCGAGACCAAGAACATTTTTATTTGATACGTTTTTTGGAAACAGAGAAAATTTGGATACTGAAACAGTAACTATTGAATTTAAAAATGGTAGAAGATTGATGGCTCCATTTGTCGATAGATATGTTGACGGAGAGGAAATGCCAAAAGATACATTTTCAGGAAAAACATTCAAACCGTATGCAGTGGCTCCTAAAAAGACGTTTCATGCAGATGAACTGACCTTTGAAAGATTGCCAGGAGAAAATCCGTTTTCACAAAGTGATCCTGATACAAAAAGGCAGAAAAAAATTGCCGAAACTTTGCAGGAACAAAGCGAACAGATTGCAAGACGTTGGGAAGCGATGGCAGCTGAAACATTATATAAATTACAAACTACAATCGACGGAGAAGGAATATCAGACACAATCAAATATTATGATAACTCTTCTACGGAACATCATACAACCGTCGCTTCAACTTGGGACAATGCTAATTCTGACCCAATTAAAGATATAAAGGCTGTATTAAGCGAAATTAATAAAGCTGGAGGAACTAGACCAGAAGCAATAATTCTTGATCCGTTGGCAGCGGAATTATTTATTAATAATAAAGCTGTACAAAATATGATGAATCTTAGAAATGCTTATTTTGGGGACATAAGACCTGAAGTTGAGGGTGTAAATGGTGCGAGTTATATTGGTACATTGACCGGATTAGGAATCGATGTTTTTGAATATCAGGAATATTACGATTATGTGGATAAAACTACAAAACAAACTAAAACAAAAGCAATTATTCCAGACTATACAGCTTTATTTGCACCGAAAGGCAATTTAGTAAAATTTGGAGCTGTAAGTACAATTAATGATGGACTTTTGGAAGGGGATTTAATTCCTAGAACTCACACAAAGGAAGAAAATGATACTATAACAATCCGTACAATGTCAAAACCAGTAACAATTCCTTTGAACACAAAATCATTAAAAGTTCTAAAAGTTAAGTAG
- a CDS encoding phage tail sheath protein: MGYKHGTYQTETSSDISLPIVLDYGHFIVGTAPMNKVKKENRRVNEIVRLGTYKEAIQYFGDTYDLDFSISQAIKVFFELYKVAPLYVVNILDLEKHKTVKKTQNDLSLTNGKVVIPNHKLITDTLVVKENATSQVISDAVTMWTDEGLEIYAKPSNGTKIDIEYEEIDLSKVTKAQALGGYDISTMKRTGLELLDEVYLKYSELPAFIDIPDFSSDSEVAAIMQTKAKNINGNMFEAVALINAPIDKPYDQIPKWKDDNNINGNDQIVLYGTLGLAGKKYIQSIQYAALSLSVDNENGGVPSQTPSNYSYKCDSLYWKNSSGNLEEIILDKEQQANLLNKNGVVTAINFKGWRCWGSETALNPMATDPKDKFIYTRRMFKYIGNELVISYFDKVDKKFSKKLAETVTKSMNIRLNAIVARNDLLSASATLSSEDNDPINVMNGDITWVIKLGVIPGMKSATFKKKYDVDALTEFAKSLGK, from the coding sequence ATGGGTTACAAACACGGAACTTATCAAACTGAGACATCGAGTGACATATCACTACCGATAGTGCTGGATTATGGGCATTTTATTGTAGGGACTGCACCGATGAATAAAGTGAAAAAAGAAAACAGAAGAGTGAATGAAATTGTAAGGCTAGGAACTTATAAAGAAGCTATTCAGTATTTTGGAGACACTTACGATTTGGATTTTTCAATTTCACAAGCGATAAAAGTATTTTTTGAGTTGTATAAAGTAGCGCCACTTTATGTTGTGAATATCTTGGATCTCGAAAAACATAAAACGGTTAAAAAAACTCAAAATGATTTGAGTTTAACAAATGGTAAAGTTGTTATTCCAAACCACAAATTGATAACAGATACATTAGTGGTTAAAGAAAATGCGACATCACAAGTTATTTCAGACGCTGTAACGATGTGGACAGATGAAGGACTTGAAATATATGCTAAACCGTCAAATGGGACTAAAATTGATATTGAATATGAAGAAATTGACTTGTCAAAAGTAACGAAAGCACAGGCTTTAGGCGGATACGATATTTCAACAATGAAAAGAACTGGATTAGAATTATTAGATGAAGTTTATTTAAAATATTCGGAATTACCAGCTTTCATTGATATTCCAGATTTTTCAAGCGATAGTGAAGTTGCTGCAATTATGCAAACAAAAGCTAAAAATATAAACGGGAATATGTTTGAAGCAGTTGCATTGATTAATGCGCCGATTGACAAGCCTTATGACCAAATCCCAAAATGGAAAGATGACAACAATATTAACGGAAATGACCAAATTGTGTTGTATGGAACATTGGGATTGGCTGGTAAAAAATATATTCAGTCTATTCAGTATGCTGCTTTGTCGTTATCAGTAGATAATGAAAATGGTGGAGTGCCATCACAAACTCCGTCTAATTATTCATATAAATGCGACAGTTTATATTGGAAAAATTCGAGTGGAAATCTTGAAGAAATAATCTTAGACAAAGAGCAACAAGCTAATTTATTAAATAAAAATGGAGTGGTAACTGCTATTAATTTTAAAGGTTGGCGTTGCTGGGGGTCTGAAACAGCACTTAATCCAATGGCAACAGATCCGAAAGACAAATTTATATACACTCGTAGAATGTTTAAGTATATAGGGAATGAATTGGTTATAAGCTATTTTGATAAAGTGGATAAGAAATTTTCTAAAAAATTAGCCGAAACAGTAACAAAATCAATGAATATTAGATTAAATGCTATTGTGGCTAGAAATGATTTGTTAAGTGCAAGTGCGACTTTATCAAGCGAGGATAACGACCCTATTAACGTTATGAATGGTGATATAACTTGGGTTATTAAGCTAGGAGTAATTCCAGGCATGAAATCAGCAACATTTAAGAAAAAATATGATGTAGACGCATTGACTGAGTTTGCGAAGAGTTTAGGAAAATAG
- a CDS encoding phage major tail tube protein, which yields MAKKKLPLGIVDADLYVNGSNALEGVGVVELPNVESATITTEQFGMAAEFEAPLIGHYKKMSAKVKMDSMNDTLLNFNNNDSITLECLGALQQLDRMTHSPKITGADATLKGFITKFDGPKVENGKKFEGSFDLSITYYKLTINGKTIIEIDVLNGISNVNGSFNNIIRQLLGHI from the coding sequence ATGGCTAAAAAGAAACTGCCTTTAGGAATTGTTGACGCTGACCTTTATGTCAATGGTTCAAACGCATTAGAAGGAGTTGGAGTAGTAGAACTTCCGAATGTAGAATCAGCAACAATAACAACTGAACAATTTGGTATGGCTGCTGAATTTGAAGCTCCGTTAATTGGACATTATAAAAAGATGTCGGCTAAGGTAAAAATGGACAGTATGAATGACACATTATTAAATTTTAATAATAATGACTCAATCACACTAGAGTGTTTGGGAGCTTTGCAACAGTTAGATAGAATGACGCACTCACCAAAAATAACTGGTGCAGATGCAACATTAAAGGGATTTATCACAAAATTTGATGGTCCAAAAGTTGAAAATGGTAAAAAATTTGAAGGTTCGTTTGATTTGAGTATTACTTATTATAAATTAACGATAAATGGTAAAACAATCATTGAAATTGATGTATTGAACGGAATTTCAAATGTAAATGGAAGTTTTAACAATATCATAAGACAATTATTAGGACATATTTAG